The genomic region tacaAAAGTGAACAGCGAAAATAAAACGAGAAAAAATATTCTACActgttttaattctaaaaatgtaattttgaaaaaaatattaataacgcTATTAATTTACGTTGGAAATGCAAGAAATTAATCACGACTTTCAAAGAGATTGACTGGTGCATCtaacctttttaaaaaaaaagacataagaaaagataaaacaaataaataaaaaaggtttacttttgttgaatttcgcgtaaagctgctcAAGAGCTATAtacgttagccatccctaatttagagtgGCCCGGCatagctcgtaatctgagggttgcgggttcgcatcccgttcgcgccaaacatgctcgccctttcagccatgggggcgttataatgtgacagtcaattccactattcgttggtaaaagagtagcccaagagttggcggtgggtggtgataattagctgccttccctctagtcttatactgctgaattagaaacggctagagcagacagccatcgtgtaactttgcacgaaatttaaaaaaaacaaacaaaccctaatcTGTCAAATAGTGGCCGTCGTTATTTAAATACAGAAGTCTAAAATCACATAACTATAAAAACCGTGTTTGATagctgtggtgggcacagcacagatagctccttgTAAAgcttttcaaagaaacaaaaataaaaacatttaacctAATAGTTCAAAACTAGGAAGAGATAGTACAGGTGTTTTATACACAGATCTGATGTAATATCcgaaacaagcaaataaattatCTTCATGAATGTGATTCATCAGGTAGGTACTTATATTGACTTACATCAATAGCTAATAATCTTCTACTAAATAAGCATGCCATCGGTGTTCACCGCGGCTTTAACAGCAGTATCTTTCATATCTGTCTGATATTTTTTAATCATGAAGAATTTCCTTCATATTTGCTATACCTAGGCCTActtcaaattgtttattttccAAGTGTCAGCGATAATATTCTTCCAGAACGATAGAATCCGGGGTTCGATTACGACGGTGATGACAACAGTGTCGATATTTCACTTTGTGCTTTAACTTTTGAAccaaactaaatttaaaattgcAAGACGTTAGtgtaaacaagaaacaaaaacaattaaacatagcaCTGGTTGTGTAAAAGTGATTACATTTTTGTTTCCGTTATTTGCAGTGACTTTTATACCTTTGGAATGTTGATGCACGTGACCACGATTTGCAATAGCCAGCGATGCTTCTGCAATCAgtgatatttcttttttattccgtaactggaaaaaattataattttattaagtttataaataaaaaatcgaGGTTTGATACATATCCATTGCATATAGAGAAGCGTTCATTAGCGATACCATTAACTTAGCTCATGGACTGCAACGgacctaaaaattaaaatttaacatatcTTTCTTTTCTTGCACGTGACGGTATACTTCAGGCTTTACAGTGTTTATACTGTGTCTTTAATTATAATGTGCATGACAAGCCACaagtgtattttaaaagtaactacttACCCAACCACCCTGTTGAACAATCCAGGACGCTACGTCACCTTCTACTACAGAACCCATACCTTGCACCAGATTCAACACGTATTCAGGATGTCCAAGCCGGACACAGTCCAGAGCTAGTCCTCCAGCAACGCAATATAAAGCAATGATTCGTCCCCAAGAAATGTCTTGACGCAAGACTTCATCAGCCACAGCCCGGAATAGATTTAGCATTCCTGACTCAGAAGTTATTGACTGTATTCCCACGCCGTCTACAACGCTGTGAAAGAGGCGAGGGTTCTGTCGCTCGAGGAGTCTTGCCATGTGGAGAAGTTGCTCTCCCACCTCTGTTAGAATAGGGTCGTTGGAGATCTTGCTCAGGCTTCTCAAGCGTTGGAGTCCAAGTTTCTTGTGTACTGCAATGCACGAGCGTAGTTTCATGCGGAGGTAACGGCTGCAAAGACACTGGGCCTGACTTACAACTTCATCCTGTGAAACTACCGTTCGCCAGCCGATCGTCGTAGATAGTTTGTGAGTTACTCGGCTAAGTTTGCGGCGTCGTATACATGCCATCTGAGCTTCACGTGCATTCTCGATTGCAGCAGCGTAACCTGAGAGTGAAGGCCGAGGAAAGACCACTTGCAAACTCAGTCTTCTTGGTCGATTGTTATGGTCGTTCCGTCCAGTCACACCATTAGTTACAAGAGATAGAGCCATCCGGAAGTCGTGTTACTAAAAGGAAATATATCAGTTAATAAACTGATTATTGTTTGATGTTTTGACCTCTGAACTTATACCAAAGAACATTATCCCAAGTTTCCTAAAGTGATTTCAATAGAAAGCATAGATTAATTCGCTTAGCGGTGGATTGTAGCCGTTTGTACTGCTAACATCCGGCAAGAATCGTTGCTGGGATTCAACTCGTGCATCGTTTTATGAGAACTGGTCTGATTGGAGAAGGTTCAGTGGTTTGCCGATAGACGGCAGGCAAGGTAATTATCTAACGAGTGAATGCCATCAATCTCTCCAGAAACGGGTTCTATTCAATCCGAGCTTATTAGCTACAATGAAAAGAATTTTGCGGTATAGAAATTTCTTCTGATACAAGGTGATAAACATACAAATGTCTGTTTAAGCAGTGGTGGTCGTATATAGCTTCAAGGCCATTGACAATATAAGACCATCAACTAACAGTTTAATCACGGACGTCCGTGaacaatgttacaaatacatTCTGATGTAACTGTTCGTTAGAAACGAATACCTACTTAACCATTTGCTGTTTTTActgttggtaaaataaatatgtttagtaaagttaatgtgtaagaaaaatattaaacacaaatatgtagGAGCATGAATAAGCTAAATAGAGTTTTATATCCTGGTAAtttcatatttctatatttttacgGGCTCTACATATtgtctatattaaatataattaatttatattttcacaacTGCTACTTTCGTCAAATAGAGATAGTGGTACAGAACTCATTTGTAATAACGAGCAAAAGGCGTTTGAACATCTTACAACATATTTACAGGTATTTGACGCGGTGTATTTCATAAATGATAAACTCTTAATGAAGCTGAGCCGATAAAACAATGTCATTTATTTAGAAACGGCGGTTTCTAGTTTCGATACTGATTTTGATTCGTGTCGTGCATCATGTAtgtctcagacattttgtttctgttccagtggctcagcgataagctTGAAGGTTAATAACGAGAATATTTGGGGTTTAATCCCTGATATGATGGAAAAAGTCCAGATAGCCTTTTGTGCACGTTTGTCCTTAACGAACTCATGAACTCAAACTTTCACGTTTCATACCTGTCAACTTCGCTTGTTAGATAAAGCTTTTCATGACTTCAACCTCATTTAACTTACTTATTCCACGCTCTTATATCTTAAGTACCTTTACAGTATTATTGGAATTTATAGGTGATATATaccattaaattaacaaatacGTTTAAGTATTTCATATAACAAAATCATAAGAATGAAGTAATTTGAATATTCGTGAAAATAATTGGAAACTAAACATAATCTATACAAATCTCTTTACAAAAACCGTcagtcaaaataataaaatatgctttAAGTATTTACAACTTTAATCaatctatattaatattaacaaaattatgaaTTAGTCACATTAGGATAAATtctgtttaaacatttataaatactaGCCAACCGTTGCTAGCGCAATCTGATAGATTTCTTATGGAAAAGAAACTTAGTTTTCTTCATCGAAGAATTCTGATGAATCAATACACCTAATTAGGGGTTTGTGATGCAAGATCAGTTCCTATTGTAAAAATATTGGTAATATAAAAaccatatattaaaaaacagagtCTAGAAAGTATTCATTCGTGTTGTTTAACTCCCCTTAACCACGgattattgattttttaaagtaatatattataatatccaCGAATAAGGTTTCTAAAGTTCAGAACTTCATAGAAACGAGCATCTTACTGAAATAGAGAAGAAACTATTATAATTATTGAAGAATTGAATATCTAatcttatataataaaaacaagcaaaattgTTATAGGTAAAATAAGAGCATCGTTTTCAGAGATCTTACAGATTTTCAGATGTTAATACTCCTGACAGATTGAATAGTGTGCGATAAGATGTTAAGCTAACATTATTTTCGAGGAGGTGCTGagatttgttgttcttttctcaaAGCTATGTTACGATATGTTAACATCAACTACACTCATTACACACTTTCATcgtcaaaataataatttagtctTTTAGAAGAGCAAATTATTTCAGACCCTGTAAACAAGTAACTCACTAAAAATAAACGAGTTAATTTGTTTCAAGTGTTCTCGCACTAccaaacaagggctatctgcgtcaatcgtctctaattttgaacaaataGATTAAAGGAAAAGCAATTAGCTGTTCAACAGCAGCGATCCTAAATTTTGGACTATCAATAACGATATTTAATTGTCACTTCTGAAAACCCCAAAGCGGGAATTTTTGTGACAAAAGGATGCGAACCGAGGAAGGACCCTCGGATACATTGTCCGAAACACTAACCCCAAGGCCAAATTCAGTCAGTCGAGTGAGATCTCCTTTACAACATTTTATATCGATGTCAAAACTTACTTCGGCCAGGTTGAAACCAAATGGTTGACCattgtgaaaaataatatgaaatgttaaactaCTCTAATTCGTTATATAACCGATAGGTGGTCCCGTGGTAGAATTATTGAATCCGGAGCTGTTTTCCACACTTTAAGTTTAACTTCTGGCGTGAACGGCGGGTGGCATGTTGCTACTGGCTGGTTGCCTTCTTTCTTGTCAGtgcttctaaattagagacggcggCAGATAGCTTTagtagtttttacataaatactaaatataaatctgAAAGCCAATCAGCTACGAGTGGCTAAATGTTTCACAGATTCTGTTGCATCAGTTAATTGCAGtcataaattattaaactgaCCTCCTCAAGTTTAACAAACCGAGTTGCTAATCAGTCAGTTATCAAATTCAGTACATTGCACGTTTTATTTCAAAGTTAGCTTTGTGAAGGCTAAGACTACTAGTTGATTTAACACTATTCAatagttatttaaagttaagaGAAGTGCTTACGACGTTCACATATCAAATTGAATTTCACTGACTTTTCAAATAGTGAATTGCATATTGTTGTGTTATTAATACATGTTCACAGCCTTCCGAACGATCTCTAGCGATTGTTAcatttcaacataattttattcacataatACTATACATGTAAGTAAAGGATACTATCTGATCCCAGTTTCACCCACATTACTTACAAACACAGTTTAGCTTCCTTCTCTTtacttttttacttgtttttatttctaatttatccAATTTATTTTACGAAGTAAAGGCTACGACCATGTCTTGTGCACTTTGAACTTTTCTCCACGTGACTTTCGAGATTAATTTTCTTCCTCTTCGGATTGACAGGTAGCGACGTAAAATGTGTCACGATAAGATAATAAATTTAAGACCTTTCAGGCAAGTTTCTTTCATTATCGCAAATCTATAGAAACGACAAATAGTTAGCTCTTATTTTCAAatcattttaaatcaaatataattaatcataggGACGAAGTAAAAAgcctttataaaagaaaaatactacTTTCTGATGGAAAAGGAAATTAGTGGCAAAGCCAAAGCACTAGGATCGGGGTATATAcccagtttgaaatattttgtatttttcactgaaaataatgcATTGTCAAGGCATTTAAATACTTTAGAAATCTCAAGTATTTTATATTGATACTTGGGTGCAATTCAGGGGGTATAATCACACCCACTACATTCCTCATGTTACAAGCACGAACCACACATTTCTAATAATAAATTAGCTCACTTTtagttccccgctgggacagcggtaagtctatggaattacaacgctaaaatcagggattcgattcctttcggtggattcagcagatatcccgatgtagctttgctataagaaacacacacacactctcactttttatttattgtacgtTTAGAGAACTAAATAGGTAATAAATGACTGGACACGAGTGTAAAAATACAGAGAGCTAGCTTTGATGAATTCCAAAgcatgcagatagccctcatgtagctttgcgcgaaattaagaaacaaacaaagcagtatATGAAAGAAAGAGTCGATCAGTTGCGGTTACACTGTGAATAGGTAATCTCTTTAATAACGTTCCATGTCTGCTATTTGTGTTCATTCAAAAGTTAAATGCAAAGTAGCTCCTTGCTGTCTTTTATTATGCATAACAACACACAAGGGCAGAATATACTAGAATGATGAATCGTCAAATACTTATTGTATGATATAAATAACACATATATAAGGAAACGTGTGTGTATTGATTCAACGCCTTTGAGTTTACATGTAAAGTTCAAGTTATCCTTTATAAGACAAAACTGTAGGCAGCGTATTTTAGGTAGTGAAGTTTAGAGGGTAGTTGAAAAGGGCATCGTCACCTCCCCTCCTTTCCTTTTTGATTGATCGcgtttttgttttagtaaaatgCTGACCCTGACAATTTGTAAGGATTCAAAGcatattatttgttaatacatTTTCGCTCCATCTAATCGTAACTACTCATTAGTACTTGATAAACATAAATCTGAATGTGGCGGATTAATTATTGGTGCGGAAAAATTTGGTTTCTGTAACAGTGTTGTTCACTCACTTGGATCATGCTGAAGAAAACATTTCACGAAAGAAAGTTCCATGCAAAAcacgaaaaaaacacacacctttacacgttttcaaacactggaaatcaaataaacacagcctaaccatagaaaacacccagataataagtagagaaacaaatataaccaaacttaaaatcaaagaagccctacttatacaacaactaaaaccaaaattaaactaagttacaggtgttcctttatacctgtactaattaataacctaacatctaactgcaacgccccctacaatcccgtacctgtttatactctagtccctaagacgtgtccagcaactgtcagttgcaaactctctttgttaacttagagatgacctaagaaggtcgaaacgttgctctctgctttattttggtaaacgtGTTAATATCTCTACCAcccgttccgagatacatttttcttttcaagtggatttctcgtcattacgaattaCTTCACCACGGACGGACTTTATCTACATATTTTTCTTACCGAAGTTTAACTAATCAGGCCCTAATTCGAAAGTTTAGTTCGTCGgtaagaaaagtattttgataaagtCCGTCTGTGGTGAAGGTAGTTCGTGATAACAATAGACCCACTTGAAAAATAATGCAATTCTTGTTAGCTACTTCTAAAAGTTTCTGatcaaattttaataaagttacttATTTTTAACCCCtagtttaatagaaataaataactttactaaAACTTTATGAAGTAGCtaacaaaaactgtataaaacTTGATgcagaaaatttagaaaaatctaaaaacacaaatgtacaaaGAACTAACTTTGACTCCAGTTGATACTTAAAGTAATTAATGGTACTTTTAATTCCTTGCAGGAGATgttgatattatttttgttacagtcAAAAGCTTTCAGTTGTCCATCGTTGTTTGGAACCAGTTTGATGAAGTAATTCTTCCGTGCCACTCATCTTCCAGCAAAGAGGTCATCCAGAGTGTGTTTTAAGACTTGTGAACTATCACCTCATCTCAATCAATGTCACTAATATACTACTAGAAATGGGGTTAATGTAATAGATTAGGCTTCAGAGTTCAGGCTCAGAAATTGCTTTCTGTAGATTTATTTATTCCACCtgttcccgctagtacagcggtaagtccacggattaaaattaggggttcgtttctctttggtggactcagcagatagcccagtgaggctttgctacaagaaaaacacacacttattccacctattttcaggaaaaaaaataatatttcatacctACCTATTCATACTCTGCAGTGAAAATGAATTACCTAGATAACTTCCAAAGACTTACAATGTTGATTCCGTTAACTAAGTTAATTAAAGTTCAAATTCCGTCGGAAAACCGATCGTAGTTCTTTATACAAAAGCTTCACAATGACTCGAGTGTTCTCAGTTGTTACTGCTCCCGATAGCACAGatgtaagtttgtagacttataacgttaaacatcgggtttcaatacctgtgttgGGTATACCACAGATATTATTtgtgcagttttatttttaagaacaaacaaataaacaatctctCACTCTGATTTGGACTTTATATTTCACCCACATTTGTTTCGTTAAATAGCAACAAAAACATTCAGGTAGTGAGGAAAGTTTTGATCAATCCTGTCTACAATCACGTATAATGGGACAAAAACACACATAGTCAGTAATTAATTTCTGCCACATCTTTCAGGATCTGTGTTCCGGAACCTgttttcaatgttgttgtttttaaaactcaaaGCGGAAACAATAAAATTGCTTTTAATATTGCTTTGTGTGTGTTACGAATTGACTTCTGACTGTCGTAGTCAACTGCATTAATCCCCTGGAGCCCAAAATAGTAGcctcaaaaacatttaaatttttattttcttaaaacaaaatccTCCAAACCCGTGAAAAGGATCTAGAAATTAAACACTATAACCAATAAACAAGTTCAACATGGCGGTAAGATTCAGTACGATGTTATTCCTACTattgtaacatttaataaatattgtaaagatattCCTTTCCATATTGCGTGTTTCTCTTACATCACGGTCACACTTCAAGAAATGGATataatagttttacaaatttcaaacaaaatgtgaatcacacacacacacacacaacttaaGAGATTGATACACAACTTCTGTATAGGCGCCATtgtgttggtttttgttttctttctacgTATAACGTATAAGCCCAACAGGACGGTATCCTTCATACTATCGTGCACAGAACTATTACTTCCCCCtttctttatgtttctttgtttgtttttggaattttgcacaaagctactcgagggctatctgtgctagccgtccctaatttagcagtgtaagactagaggaaaggcagctagtcatcaccacccaccgccaactcttgggctactcttttaccaacgaatagtgggattgaccgtcacattataacgcctccacggctgggagggcgagtgtgtttagcgcgacgcgggcgcgaacccgcgaccctcggatcacgagtcgcacgccatacgcgctaggccatgccaggcccccttgCTTTATAAGCCCAGCCTATATAACTcgtaatattacaaaaacattgcACGtagatagaaatatttttataagatattaaacTGAGAATGTATTCGTCGTAAAGTATTTCGATCACGGACTTTGTAATGAACACAGAACGTGTTTCAAACTCAAGGAAAAcattacatgcattgtttaagTCTGTGATAATGGTCACCAGCAAAAAGGaaaatgttttcgttttttataaacaaagataAACTTGTACAAACGTGATATGtggaaagaaataaaatgtacgacttaaaaataaacatagcaTTGCAAAACCATTTATCTCCCCCCTTTCTAACTGTTGTAAACAAGAATCGCCATTGAAAGAAAGATAACTAATGGTTTAGATTCATCAGTCATACAGTTAATATTCCTGAAAGAAAAGACTACCCTGTgactcagcggcaagtctgaaagcttatagcTCTAACAAGCGAATTATAATAccccggcccagcatggccaggtggattaaggtgttcgactcgtaatcggagagtcgcagtttcgaatcccagtcgcaccaaacatgccgtggtggcgtgataatgtgacggtcaatcccactattcgttggtaaaagagtagcccaagagttggcggtggctagtgatgactagctgccttccctctagtttcacactactaaattagggacagctagcgaagatagcgcgtgtgtagttttgcgcgaaattaaaaaaacaaatataatacctCTGGCGGAAACAGTACGGAttgcctgttgtgtagctttgtgctcaactacttATAAAGAGATGcagaacaaaattaattttaataaaatgaataccCAGTAAAACatattgatattaaataaaaatatagtaagtAGTGActttcactttaaaaacatgGTTAAAGCCAGAAAAGAACATTTTAGAAGTACTTTTCGAGCATCGCTTTCAATAAGCTTTGATCTTTTGTTTGACAAAGAGCgagtgttatataatatttttaactgatatccgccccggcatagccaggtggttaaggcactcgactcgtaatccgagaaaaaaactaaaacagaatCATGGACAAGTATGTATCAGTCCCAAAGTGTAATCGTTGTGGTATTTAATCATCATGTAAGGTTATTGTACGTTTATGACATTCATATACCTAACTTACCAGGAAGTCACTAACTATGTGTAGAAGATTTACGCGAAATTTGCTTaaacagagctttgaaaaatgATGTCCACTTACAGCGAAAAGTCTGAAGAAAATTTGTCAGTACAGTAAGCCTTGTTACGGTGGAAGTCTTGCTTTAGGCAAAGGTTCGTAATCATGTAAAGAACGAGAAATCGTGGAACAAATTAGACCTGAAACtgttagatgaaatactaaaatgCTACAGAAACTGTAGGGACTTAAAGACGATAAATCCATTAAAAATGGACAAAAATAGGATCTTTTTGATACCATGATTGAATATTAGGAAAGTTAGTGTGGGAAAGAATAATTCCAAAGCAAGGATATTTGTCAAAGTCAGTTGGTTTTGTCCATTAAGCAATTAGAAGATTGGTGGGTGAAactctataagaaaacaaacttaaagatatcattttttaaattctaattcCACAATAAACAAGAACAGTCAAAAAACGAAAGATTCTAATGGTAATATCCATTTTGTAAAAGTTAATTCTGTAAAATTTTCGTAAAAGCTAACAAAGGGTATTAGGACTTTTAATCTTGATGGTACGATGTTGAAATCTAGAGGGGTGAATTAAAACGGAAGACTAAATAAAAGACTTTAGTCAAAGAGAacgccccacgctagtacagcagtatgtcttcggatttacaacgctaaaatcaggcgttcgattcccctgggtgggctcaacagatagcccgatgtggctttaagaaaacatacacacacatttagtCAAAAAGATGGATTTAAAAACAAAGCGTAAAGAATACTTTCACGCCACTTGTTaaaaaattttagattttttgtcACTAAATCTAGAGTTAATTATTGAAAATGGTTTAACCTTGCTTCTACTAACGATTCTTGATGGGGATTTTTTAATGTAACAGTTATGGTTTACTAGAATTCTGAGGATTCATGTTCCACGTTCTAAACCACTGTGTGTGATATAACAGTGATGATGAAATACTACTCTCTTTTAGTCTATCAGGGCAAAATAAttgttgttcgtttgtttttgaaattttgcgcaaaagtaCTCATGAGTTATTTGCTCTgaccttaatttagaagtgatagactagaggaagacTTCTAGTCAACACAAACGATTGTCTACTCTTAGGTTACTCTGTTATCAACGGAAAGTGGGATCTAATTTCACGTTATAATGTCCATAtgactaaaagggcgaacatacTTGGTGAGAGAATTCTGACTCGTGAGCCCAGATATGGGCTCGAACActttaaccatcaggccatgccaaATCCAGAAAAATAGTGTTGGAATATATGCACAGATAGTCTGTGTGTGgcttaaaaaattctaaaatcttTTGGATCACAGAAAAAATACCAGTGTAGAGCATTTCAACGATAACCATTATTCTCAGGTGAAATGAGCTCTGAGTAAGTTGAAAGAGTGGACAAAAcagtactgtattttatatagactattttaaataaataagtatgtTTTCCTTAAGTTGAATAATCATGAAGCCTATTAACAAAAATttgaatagaaataaatattttgtaatcaaTTATATTAAACTCCTATGGTTACAGAGAAGAGTGgatattacactttatatgaAAAGGAAGTGGATTCATAGTTGTAGTTACTTGTATTATTTACCCCGTTTTTCTAGatcccccccagtggctcagcggcatgtctgcggacttacaacgctaaaaaccagttttcgatacccgtggtgggcagaacacagataacatattgtgtagctatgtgcttaattcaaaacaacaacaaccgtcTTTCTAAATGTAAAACTTTAAAGACCTGCTTGAAGGATAATAAAGTtaacttttttacatttattctCATTTTCAATCTGTCCAATTATATTGAGAAAATCACTGAATCTTCGCAATTATTTATGCGATATCGTTTTGATCTGTTTATTGAAGAGGGATTTTTAACAAATTCAGTGTTAAACGTATTAAGACCTTTCAAGACAAATTACATTAAGGAATGGAATTTTGTTAACGTATACATGTCTCTTAAATAGTAACTTACAACCGTATCCGTACAAGGATTTCAACACGACCTTATTTATAAAACCACGAAACTATGATCCCTTGTTATGGAACACAAGTTTCCACGATTTCACATGTTCCCTTTAATCCATCTTTGCAGTATGGTGTTCACAGTTACACAGATTCTATTTAGAATAAATGAGCAAGACCTACAGAACTGAACATCTCACGAATACTTTACTACAAAGTATGGGTTTATACTGACTTCATAGAAAGggaggaaataaaaatacataatcaaAATCATTATTATCAAGAAAACACAGTCATAATAAAAAACATAGGGCAAGTATGGAACCAGTATAATGTTAATGTGAGAGAATCTTTATCAGTTCTCTATCACCAGTTCAAGATAATCCCcaatattccaaaataaaaaaaa from Tachypleus tridentatus isolate NWPU-2018 chromosome 1, ASM421037v1, whole genome shotgun sequence harbors:
- the LOC143249680 gene encoding bcl-2-related ovarian killer protein homolog B-like isoform X1; the protein is MALSLVTNGVTGRNDHNNRPRRLSLQVVFPRPSLSGYAAAIENAREAQMACIRRRKLSRVTHKLSTTIGWRTVVSQDEVVSQAQCLCSRYLRMKLRSCIAVHKKLGLQRLRSLSKISNDPILTEVGEQLLHMARLLERQNPRLFHSVVDGVGIQSITSESGMLNLFRAVADEVLRQDISWGRIIALYCVAGGLALDCVRLGHPEYVLNLVQGMGSVVEGDVASWIVQQGGWEAILTRFRDTDKVRVVHLLVSSISCVLVLLFLGYWMS
- the LOC143249680 gene encoding bcl-2-related ovarian killer protein homolog B-like isoform X2, whose amino-acid sequence is MALSLVTNGVTGRNDHNNRPRRLSLQVVFPRPSLSGYAAAIENAREAQMACIRRRKLSRVTHKLSTTIGWRTVVSQDEVVSQAQCLCSRYLRMKLRSCIAVHKKLGLQRLRSLSKISNDPILTEVGEQLLHMARLLERQNPRLFHSVVDGVGIQSITSESGMLNLFRAVADEVLRQDISWGRIIALYCVAGGLALDCVRLGHPEYVLNLVQGMGSVVEGDVASWIVQQGGWNS